Proteins encoded by one window of Martelella endophytica:
- a CDS encoding cyclic nucleotide-binding domain-containing protein, producing MRSSDLPQVRALSLFSSMGEENFEALMQAAYLQTFPPQLDLVHEGDPADFLYVVIEGCVELYANANRREATMAMVHPVSAFILAAVLKDAVYLMSARTRARSKILLIPSENVRSIFELDDAFARAMVLEMAGSYRYVIKEHKGLKLRSSVERLANSLLRQDHQFGNGTGEFELPYDKRTLASLLGMTPENLSRAFNTLKPYGVEVDGTKIRLSDITSLKTLAKPTPLIDDPKT from the coding sequence ATGCGATCATCCGATTTGCCCCAGGTGCGGGCGCTCAGCCTGTTCAGCAGCATGGGCGAGGAGAATTTCGAGGCGCTGATGCAGGCGGCCTATCTGCAGACCTTCCCGCCGCAGCTCGATCTGGTGCATGAAGGCGATCCGGCGGATTTCCTCTATGTCGTCATCGAGGGCTGCGTCGAGCTTTACGCCAATGCCAACCGCCGCGAGGCAACCATGGCGATGGTGCATCCCGTCAGCGCCTTCATCCTGGCGGCCGTCCTGAAAGACGCCGTCTACCTGATGTCGGCGCGCACGCGGGCGCGCTCGAAAATCCTGCTGATCCCCTCGGAAAACGTCCGCTCGATCTTCGAGCTCGACGACGCCTTCGCCCGGGCGATGGTGCTGGAGATGGCCGGCAGCTACCGTTACGTCATCAAGGAGCACAAGGGCCTCAAACTGCGCAGTTCCGTTGAACGGCTGGCGAACTCGCTTCTCCGGCAAGACCATCAATTCGGCAACGGCACCGGCGAATTCGAGCTGCCCTACGACAAGCGCACGCTGGCCTCGCTGCTCGGCATGACCCCGGAAAACCTGTCGCGCGCTTTCAATACGCTGAAACCCTACGGCGTTGAGGTCGACGGAACGAAAATCCGGCTTTCCGACATCACGTCCCTGAAAACACTCGCCAAACCGACGCCACTGATCGACGACCCGAAGACCTGA
- a CDS encoding type II toxin-antitoxin system ParD family antitoxin, whose protein sequence is MISADLGKQLESYIQQLVETGRYGSKSEVLREGVRLVQDRETRLAALDASIMRGIADADAGRTKSASDVFNRLDAKYSAMADKSEKSA, encoded by the coding sequence GTGATTAGCGCCGATCTGGGAAAGCAGCTTGAGAGCTATATTCAGCAACTCGTGGAGACAGGCCGCTACGGCTCGAAAAGCGAAGTGCTGCGTGAAGGCGTGCGACTGGTCCAGGACCGCGAAACCCGGCTTGCCGCGCTGGATGCCTCGATCATGCGCGGCATCGCCGATGCGGACGCTGGCCGGACCAAGTCGGCGAGCGACGTCTTCAACCGTCTCGACGCGAAATACAGTGCAATGGCTGACAAGTCCGAAAAATCGGCATGA
- a CDS encoding type II toxin-antitoxin system RelE/ParE family toxin has translation MIREFSREAENDLEQIADYIAERNPRRALSFLRELRSICEDIVFNPDAFALVPRYEHHQIRRPVHGNYLIFYRVDSAKVVIIHILHGATYYGAILFGD, from the coding sequence ATGATCCGTGAGTTTTCCCGAGAGGCCGAAAACGATCTTGAGCAGATCGCCGATTATATTGCTGAGCGAAACCCAAGACGCGCCCTTTCATTCCTCCGGGAACTGCGGAGCATCTGTGAGGATATTGTCTTTAATCCCGACGCCTTCGCCCTCGTCCCGCGCTATGAACATCATCAGATCCGTCGACCCGTTCACGGCAACTACCTGATCTTCTACCGCGTTGACAGTGCAAAGGTGGTCATCATTCACATTCTTCATGGCGCCACCTACTATGGCGCAATCCTCTTCGGCGACTGA
- the aztA gene encoding zinc ABC transporter ATP-binding protein AztA gives MTEACLTFCDLTLGYFRHPAVDHLNGIVGKGSLTAVVGGNGSGKSTLMKGIVGLLRPLGGSCAVAPGTRLAYLPQLSELDRSFPARVVDLVSLGLWPRRGVLGRHRTEDRRAVSDALMAVGLEGFEKRPVDSLSGGQLQRALFARVLVQDADLILLDEPFNAVDARTITDLVALIKNWHGEQRTVMVVVHDLDLVREHFPEALLLARRPIAWGDVHGTLSAENLLRARHYSEPFDEHAPWCTPDGDAGLRQVSGGARS, from the coding sequence ATGACCGAGGCCTGCCTGACCTTTTGCGATCTGACGCTTGGATATTTCCGGCATCCCGCCGTGGACCACCTGAACGGAATTGTCGGCAAGGGCAGCCTAACGGCGGTGGTCGGCGGCAACGGATCTGGTAAATCGACGCTGATGAAGGGCATTGTCGGGTTGCTGCGGCCGCTTGGCGGCAGTTGCGCGGTCGCGCCCGGCACGCGTCTGGCCTATCTGCCGCAGCTCTCGGAGCTCGACCGCAGCTTTCCCGCCCGGGTCGTGGACCTCGTCTCGCTGGGTCTGTGGCCGCGGCGCGGTGTTCTCGGCCGGCATCGCACCGAGGACCGGCGGGCGGTCAGCGACGCGCTGATGGCCGTAGGTCTGGAGGGCTTCGAGAAGCGTCCCGTCGACAGCCTGTCCGGCGGCCAGCTGCAAAGGGCGCTGTTTGCGCGGGTTCTGGTGCAGGACGCCGATCTCATTCTTCTGGATGAGCCGTTCAACGCGGTCGATGCGCGCACGATCACCGATCTTGTGGCGCTGATCAAGAACTGGCACGGGGAGCAGCGCACGGTCATGGTTGTCGTTCATGACCTCGATCTTGTGCGCGAACACTTTCCCGAAGCGCTGCTGCTGGCCAGGCGGCCCATCGCCTGGGGCGATGTTCATGGCACGCTTTCGGCGGAGAACCTGCTGCGCGCCCGCCATTACAGCGAGCCCTTCGATGAACATGCGCCGTGGTGTACGCCCGATGGCGATGCAGGCCTGCGGCAGGTCTCGGGGGGAGCGCGATCATGA
- the aztB gene encoding zinc ABC transporter permease AztB, translating to MIYDALVLPFIEFAFMQRALAGALMLSLSACPVGVFLMLRRMSLTGDAMSHAILPGAAAGFLLYGLEIVPMTIGGLVAGIFVALGAGAIARLTVQKEDASMAAFYLISLALGVMMVSLRGSSVDLMHVLFGTVLALNDGALTLIALVSVTSMVLVGLFWRALVAECMDPLFLRSVSRLGSPVHFIFLGLVVINLVAGFQALGTLLSVGLMVLPAAAARFWTQRVSTMCALAIAIGFASSLVGLLLSYHASLPSGPAIILSAGAIYFVSVVASPRGLLLSRLPKSLHRAA from the coding sequence ATGATCTACGACGCTCTGGTGCTGCCCTTCATCGAGTTCGCCTTCATGCAGCGGGCCCTTGCCGGCGCGCTGATGCTGTCGCTCAGCGCCTGCCCGGTCGGCGTGTTCCTGATGCTGCGGCGCATGAGCCTGACCGGCGATGCGATGTCGCATGCGATCCTTCCGGGCGCGGCCGCCGGCTTTCTGCTCTATGGCCTCGAAATCGTGCCGATGACGATCGGCGGGCTTGTCGCCGGCATCTTCGTGGCGCTCGGGGCCGGCGCTATCGCCCGGCTCACCGTGCAGAAGGAAGATGCCTCGATGGCCGCCTTCTATCTGATTTCGCTGGCGCTTGGCGTGATGATGGTGTCGCTGCGCGGCTCCAGCGTCGACCTGATGCATGTCCTGTTTGGCACGGTTCTGGCGCTGAACGACGGTGCGCTGACACTGATCGCGCTGGTCTCCGTCACCTCCATGGTTCTCGTCGGCCTGTTCTGGCGGGCGCTGGTGGCCGAATGCATGGACCCGCTGTTCCTGCGCTCCGTCTCCCGCCTTGGCTCGCCGGTGCATTTCATCTTTCTCGGCCTCGTGGTCATCAATCTGGTGGCGGGCTTTCAGGCGCTCGGCACGCTCCTGTCCGTCGGGCTGATGGTGCTGCCGGCAGCCGCCGCCCGCTTCTGGACGCAACGCGTTTCGACCATGTGCGCGCTCGCCATCGCCATCGGCTTTGCCTCCTCCCTCGTCGGCCTTTTGCTGTCCTATCACGCATCGCTGCCGTCCGGCCCGGCGATCATCCTGTCGGCCGGCGCGATCTATTTCGTTTCGGTCGTCGCAAGCCCGCGCGGCCTTCTTCTGTCGCGCCTGCCGAAATCGCTGCATCGCGCAGCCTGA
- the aztC gene encoding zinc ABC transporter substrate-binding protein AztC, whose amino-acid sequence MKTLTALFTSLIVTAAFCAPAHAEDERLAVVASFSIIGDFAEQVGGDRITLRTLVGPDSDAHVYEPRPADAMALARADVTLVNGLQLEGFMGRLIEASQTDAPITTVTDGADILNDPNGGHYHYIDGKAIFHAAPNDPHAWQSVKNAKVYVENIEKAFCAADAEGCPTYEANAEAYLENLTALDAEIRATVDAIPEDRRVAVVAHNAFRYFEHDYGITFLSPQGVSTESEASAADVASLIREIREKRAAAVFAENISDARLVEQIASEAGLELVGTLYSDALSSVDGPAPSYIDMMHYNVETLANAINNG is encoded by the coding sequence ATGAAGACACTGACAGCCCTTTTCACAAGCCTGATCGTCACCGCTGCATTCTGCGCGCCCGCCCATGCCGAGGACGAAAGGCTTGCCGTGGTCGCCAGCTTCTCGATCATCGGCGACTTTGCCGAACAGGTCGGCGGCGACCGCATCACGCTTCGAACGCTGGTCGGACCGGACAGCGATGCCCATGTCTATGAGCCGCGCCCGGCCGATGCCATGGCGCTGGCGCGGGCCGATGTCACCCTCGTCAACGGCCTGCAGCTCGAAGGCTTCATGGGCCGTCTGATCGAGGCGAGCCAGACGGACGCGCCGATCACCACCGTGACCGATGGCGCCGATATCCTCAACGATCCCAATGGCGGCCATTATCACTATATCGACGGCAAGGCGATCTTCCACGCCGCGCCGAACGATCCGCATGCCTGGCAATCGGTCAAAAATGCCAAAGTCTATGTCGAGAACATCGAAAAGGCCTTCTGCGCCGCCGATGCGGAAGGATGCCCGACATACGAGGCCAATGCCGAGGCCTATCTCGAAAATCTGACGGCGCTCGATGCGGAAATCCGGGCCACGGTCGATGCGATCCCTGAGGATCGCCGCGTCGCCGTCGTCGCCCATAATGCGTTCCGCTATTTCGAGCACGATTACGGGATTACCTTCCTTTCGCCGCAGGGCGTTTCGACCGAGTCCGAAGCATCCGCCGCGGATGTCGCCTCGCTGATCCGTGAGATCCGGGAAAAGCGCGCGGCGGCCGTCTTTGCCGAAAACATTTCCGACGCCCGCCTCGTCGAACAGATCGCGTCCGAAGCCGGACTCGAGCTTGTGGGAACGCTCTATTCGGATGCGTTGTCTTCAGTCGACGGCCCCGCGCCGAGCTATATCGACATGATGCACTACAATGTCGAAACGCTCGCGAACGCCATCAACAACGGCTGA
- a CDS encoding ZinT family metal-binding protein, which yields MVHEGEHDHEGHDHAHDDHAHAHDHGDPQIAKGYFEDSQIADRTLSDWEGDWQSVYPYLQDGTLDPVMEHKAETGSMTAEEYKAYYDTGYKTDVGRITIKGDTVTFYRDGEAVEGHYESDGYEILTYAKGNRGVRFIFEKTGGDAAAPQFIQFSDHRIAPADADHYHLYWGDDRAAVLEELTNWPTYYPSSLNADQIVDEMLAH from the coding sequence ATGGTGCACGAAGGCGAACATGACCATGAAGGCCACGATCACGCGCATGACGACCATGCCCATGCCCACGATCATGGCGACCCGCAGATCGCCAAGGGCTATTTCGAGGACAGCCAGATCGCGGACCGTACGCTTTCCGACTGGGAAGGCGACTGGCAGTCGGTGTATCCCTACCTTCAGGACGGAACACTCGATCCGGTGATGGAACACAAGGCCGAGACCGGCAGCATGACCGCCGAAGAATACAAAGCCTATTACGACACCGGCTACAAGACCGACGTCGGGCGGATCACCATCAAAGGCGACACGGTCACCTTCTATCGGGATGGCGAAGCGGTTGAAGGCCACTACGAAAGCGACGGCTATGAAATCCTGACCTATGCCAAGGGCAACAGGGGCGTCCGCTTCATCTTCGAAAAGACCGGTGGCGACGCGGCCGCACCGCAGTTCATCCAGTTCTCCGACCACCGGATCGCGCCGGCGGATGCCGATCACTATCACCTCTACTGGGGTGACGACCGCGCCGCCGTGCTGGAGGAACTCACCAACTGGCCGACCTACTACCCGTCATCACTAAACGCCGACCAGATCGTCGACGAGATGCTCGCGCACTGA
- a CDS encoding CobW family GTP-binding protein produces the protein MKQFYDPVAVTLLTGFLGSGKTTLINELVSDPRMHETAVIINEFGSIAIDHDLVRTGSERYIRTTTGCLCCSATSDIRTSLFELHEARMKGAIGPISRVVIETTGLADPAPIINSLIPGGAPATALRDHAVARHFYLQGVITTFDTIDGRSTLASFIEGWKQLAFADAVILTKTDIAEEKRNWARELAVLNPAARFHDRNGPGFDLVSLLGETPYSVSQKAEDVNGWLAMERLSPHPEHDHDPNRHGDEIEAFYLTSETPLDPDAIGILLGVLVSPQNRGLIRMKGLVALSDDPERPMVIHAVQHRMDPTVRLPQWPGEERGTRIVLIGMDLPQQQIRALFDALVARSKKSRRKTA, from the coding sequence TTGAAGCAGTTCTACGACCCCGTTGCGGTAACGCTGCTGACCGGCTTTCTCGGCTCCGGCAAGACGACGCTGATCAATGAACTGGTCAGCGATCCGCGCATGCATGAGACCGCCGTGATCATCAACGAGTTCGGCTCCATCGCCATCGATCACGATCTCGTCCGCACCGGCTCGGAGCGCTACATCCGCACCACGACAGGCTGTCTCTGCTGCTCCGCCACAAGCGATATCCGCACCTCGCTTTTCGAATTGCACGAGGCCCGGATGAAAGGCGCAATCGGCCCGATCAGCCGCGTGGTCATCGAAACCACCGGGCTTGCCGACCCCGCTCCGATCATCAACAGCCTGATCCCCGGCGGCGCGCCGGCAACCGCGCTGAGGGACCACGCCGTTGCGCGCCACTTCTATCTGCAGGGCGTCATCACCACCTTCGATACGATTGACGGACGCTCGACGCTTGCAAGCTTCATCGAGGGCTGGAAGCAGTTGGCCTTTGCCGATGCGGTGATCCTGACGAAAACCGATATCGCCGAGGAAAAACGGAACTGGGCGCGGGAGCTTGCCGTGCTCAACCCGGCTGCGCGCTTTCACGACCGGAATGGGCCCGGCTTCGACCTTGTCTCGCTTCTCGGCGAAACGCCCTATTCGGTGTCGCAGAAGGCGGAAGACGTCAATGGCTGGCTGGCGATGGAACGGCTCTCCCCGCACCCGGAGCACGACCACGACCCCAATCGCCACGGCGACGAGATCGAGGCGTTTTACCTGACCAGCGAAACGCCGCTTGACCCGGATGCGATCGGCATTCTGCTGGGCGTTCTCGTCAGCCCGCAAAACCGCGGCCTCATCCGCATGAAGGGGCTGGTCGCGCTCAGCGATGATCCCGAAAGGCCAATGGTGATCCACGCCGTGCAGCACAGAATGGACCCGACCGTGCGCCTGCCGCAATGGCCAGGTGAGGAACGCGGCACGCGGATCGTGCTGATCGGCATGGACCTCCCGCAACAGCAGATCCGCGCGCTTTTCGACGCCCTTGTCGCGCGCTCAAAGAAAAGCAGGAGGAAAACCGCTTGA
- a CDS encoding DUF1775 domain-containing protein: MTTFMTRLAWAGAISLASLSAANAHMTLETGEAPAGGGYKAVLRVPHGCDGAATTEIRVQVPEGFYSVKPMPHAGWELETVTGAYAETYMNHGMPVSEGVTEVIWKGGELPDAYYDEFAMRGSLSADIAPGTVLYFPAVQLCADGSANHWTGTGETSDAEPAPKLTVTAAGHGHGGHDDHAPMSHDMSHDMDHAMSEDIKLGDLDITGAFARATLPGAPVGGGFLSITNNGDTDDRLIAASSDAAGDLQLHNMRMDGEVMKMYQMTDGIPVPAHETVELSPGGLHIMFMKLNGPLVEDTVVDVELTFEKAGKVTVPFAVKSIAAKEAGHDMHGMDHDHADHGDMKAN, translated from the coding sequence ATGACCACGTTCATGACCCGTCTCGCATGGGCCGGCGCAATCAGCCTTGCCAGCCTTTCCGCTGCCAATGCCCACATGACGCTCGAAACCGGCGAAGCACCGGCCGGCGGCGGCTACAAGGCCGTATTGCGCGTTCCCCATGGCTGCGATGGCGCGGCGACCACCGAAATCCGCGTTCAGGTGCCGGAAGGCTTTTACAGCGTGAAGCCGATGCCGCATGCCGGCTGGGAGCTCGAAACCGTCACGGGCGCTTACGCCGAGACCTATATGAACCATGGCATGCCGGTCAGCGAAGGCGTGACCGAGGTGATATGGAAGGGCGGCGAATTGCCCGACGCCTATTACGATGAATTCGCAATGCGCGGCTCGCTGTCGGCCGATATCGCGCCCGGCACGGTGCTCTATTTCCCGGCCGTTCAGCTTTGCGCCGATGGCAGCGCCAACCACTGGACCGGTACGGGCGAGACAAGTGACGCCGAACCCGCGCCCAAGCTGACGGTGACGGCCGCCGGTCACGGACATGGTGGCCACGACGACCACGCCCCAATGTCTCATGACATGAGCCATGATATGGACCACGCCATGAGCGAGGACATCAAGCTTGGTGATCTCGACATCACCGGCGCCTTCGCCCGCGCCACCCTGCCCGGCGCACCCGTCGGCGGCGGGTTCCTGTCAATCACCAATAATGGCGATACCGACGATCGCCTCATCGCCGCCTCATCCGATGCCGCAGGCGACCTGCAGCTTCACAACATGCGCATGGATGGCGAGGTGATGAAAATGTACCAGATGACCGATGGTATTCCGGTTCCCGCTCACGAGACTGTGGAGCTTTCGCCGGGCGGCCTGCACATCATGTTCATGAAGCTGAATGGTCCGCTTGTCGAAGATACGGTCGTCGATGTCGAGCTGACCTTCGAGAAGGCGGGAAAGGTGACCGTGCCCTTCGCCGTCAAAAGCATCGCCGCGAAGGAAGCCGGCCACGACATGCATGGCATGGATCATGACCACGCCGACCATGGCGACATGAAGGCGAACTGA
- a CDS encoding SCO family protein, giving the protein MKNFRRALWGSIAAICVVIVWLVYQIRETNEEMMHVPMGPDFTLTADDGSPITQAAFRQKPTALFFGFTHCPEVCPTTLYELNGWLHEVDPDGDKIDAYWISIDPDQDTPEMMGLYLSNVTDRVTGISGDPDKVRAMADGFGIYYEKVPLDPNDPDGDYTMNHTASVFLLNDGGVLQSTISYKEDSATAVAKLKKLIETDNG; this is encoded by the coding sequence ATGAAGAACTTCAGAAGGGCCCTCTGGGGGTCCATCGCAGCCATCTGCGTGGTGATCGTCTGGCTGGTCTATCAGATCCGCGAGACGAACGAAGAGATGATGCATGTCCCCATGGGTCCGGACTTCACGCTAACGGCGGATGACGGCTCCCCGATAACGCAGGCTGCCTTCCGGCAGAAGCCGACCGCGCTGTTCTTCGGCTTCACCCATTGCCCGGAAGTCTGCCCGACCACGCTCTACGAACTGAACGGCTGGCTGCACGAGGTCGATCCCGACGGCGACAAGATCGACGCCTACTGGATCTCCATCGACCCCGACCAGGACACGCCGGAGATGATGGGGCTGTATCTTTCCAACGTCACCGACCGGGTCACCGGCATTTCCGGCGACCCGGACAAGGTGCGTGCCATGGCCGATGGCTTCGGCATCTATTACGAAAAGGTGCCGCTCGATCCGAACGACCCGGACGGCGACTACACGATGAACCACACGGCCTCGGTGTTTCTCCTGAATGACGGCGGCGTGCTGCAGAGCACGATCTCCTACAAGGAGGACTCGGCAACCGCCGTCGCGAAGCTGAAGAAGCTGATCGAAACCGACAATGGCTGA
- a CDS encoding PepSY-associated TM helix domain-containing protein: MTDTTLRAATPPAAAAKKYYYLAWRWHFYAGLYVIPFLCMLAVTGLTMLWISWSAGLGAERMAVTPQGEAMAVSTLETAAEAAVPDGRATQYISPLADNRIAAFAVETDAGTTGVALDPYSGAVMKTFPWRAGWYDFANKVHGTLMLGDFGDRMIEIAASLAIIMIVTGLYLHWPRNGSGWRSALAPQLSLRKRALWKSLHGVTGMWISLILLVFLLSGLSWAGVWGGKMVQAWNTFPAEKWGAPLSDSTHADMNHGDGKEVPWGLEQTPLPESGSLAGVEAIAGKVDIDSVAAFAGSLGFNGRFQLNLPKDTTGVWTISHDSMSNDGPNPTADRTIHIDQYTGRVLADIRFSDYSPYAKAMAVGIAFHEGDLGVWNLVLNTTFCLSVLLVSISGAIMWWKRRPATAGKRLFAPPRPQDIPFWKGAALLVVTLGIIFPMAGLAIAFILLLDAKLLRLVPSIRRVLS, from the coding sequence ATGACAGATACGACCCTCAGGGCCGCGACCCCGCCGGCGGCAGCCGCGAAAAAATACTATTATCTTGCCTGGCGATGGCATTTCTACGCCGGCCTCTACGTCATTCCCTTCCTCTGCATGCTGGCAGTCACCGGCCTGACCATGCTCTGGATCTCCTGGTCGGCGGGGCTGGGCGCCGAGCGCATGGCGGTCACGCCGCAGGGCGAAGCGATGGCAGTCAGCACGCTCGAGACGGCGGCAGAGGCAGCCGTTCCCGACGGCCGTGCCACGCAGTATATATCGCCGCTCGCCGACAACCGCATAGCCGCCTTTGCCGTCGAAACCGACGCCGGCACCACCGGCGTGGCGCTCGATCCCTATTCCGGCGCGGTGATGAAAACCTTCCCCTGGCGTGCCGGCTGGTACGACTTCGCAAACAAGGTCCACGGCACGCTGATGCTGGGCGATTTCGGCGACCGGATGATCGAGATTGCGGCAAGCCTCGCGATCATCATGATCGTGACCGGCCTTTATCTTCACTGGCCCCGCAACGGCTCCGGCTGGCGCTCAGCGCTGGCGCCTCAGCTTTCTCTCAGGAAGAGGGCCTTGTGGAAATCCCTCCATGGCGTCACCGGAATGTGGATCTCGCTGATCCTACTCGTCTTCTTGCTGTCCGGCCTCAGCTGGGCCGGCGTGTGGGGCGGCAAGATGGTGCAGGCCTGGAACACGTTTCCCGCCGAAAAATGGGGCGCGCCACTCTCCGACAGCACTCATGCCGATATGAACCATGGCGATGGCAAGGAAGTTCCCTGGGGGCTGGAGCAAACGCCGCTACCGGAATCAGGTTCGCTCGCGGGCGTCGAAGCGATCGCCGGAAAGGTCGATATCGACAGCGTCGCCGCCTTCGCCGGCAGCCTCGGCTTCAACGGCCGCTTCCAGCTCAACCTTCCGAAAGACACCACCGGCGTGTGGACCATCAGCCATGACAGCATGTCCAATGACGGCCCGAACCCGACCGCCGACCGGACGATCCATATCGACCAGTATACCGGCAGGGTGCTGGCGGATATCCGCTTTTCGGACTATTCGCCCTATGCCAAGGCAATGGCCGTCGGCATCGCCTTCCATGAAGGCGATCTCGGCGTCTGGAACCTCGTGCTCAACACCACCTTCTGCCTGTCCGTCCTTCTGGTGTCGATCTCGGGCGCCATCATGTGGTGGAAACGCCGCCCGGCCACTGCCGGCAAGCGCCTATTCGCCCCGCCCAGACCGCAGGACATCCCCTTCTGGAAAGGCGCGGCCCTGCTCGTCGTCACGCTCGGGATCATTTTTCCCATGGCCGGGCTTGCCATCGCATTCATCCTGCTGCTGGATGCGAAACTGCTGCGGCTCGTTCCGAGCATTCGGCGCGTGCTGAGCTAA
- a CDS encoding amino acid ABC transporter ATP-binding protein has protein sequence MKPAIEIDNIDKFYGDFHVLKRVSMTVAPGEKVVVCGPSGSGKSTLIRCINRLEEHQAGRIVVNGVELGDDLRNLDAVRRDAGMVFQHFNLFPHLTVLENCVLPQILSRRTPRAEAETAAETFLKRVRILDQAPKFPGQLSGGQKQRVAIARALCMRPRIMLFDEPTSALDPEMIREVLDVMVELADDGMTMVVVTHEMGFARQVADRVVYMEAGGIVETAAPDQFFDAPEDERTRRFLSSIRTMIH, from the coding sequence ATGAAACCTGCGATCGAAATCGATAACATCGACAAATTCTATGGCGATTTTCACGTGCTCAAGAGGGTGTCAATGACGGTTGCGCCCGGTGAGAAGGTTGTGGTCTGTGGCCCGTCGGGCTCTGGCAAGTCGACGCTGATCCGCTGCATCAACCGGCTCGAGGAGCATCAGGCGGGCCGGATTGTTGTCAACGGCGTCGAGCTTGGCGACGATCTGCGCAATCTCGATGCGGTCCGGCGCGACGCGGGCATGGTGTTCCAGCATTTCAACCTGTTTCCGCATCTGACTGTTCTCGAAAACTGCGTTCTGCCGCAGATCCTGTCGCGGCGCACGCCGCGCGCGGAAGCGGAGACAGCGGCGGAAACCTTCCTGAAGCGCGTTCGGATTCTCGATCAGGCGCCGAAATTCCCCGGGCAGCTTTCAGGCGGGCAAAAGCAAAGGGTCGCCATCGCGCGGGCGCTCTGCATGCGGCCGCGGATCATGCTGTTCGATGAACCGACATCGGCGCTCGATCCGGAGATGATTCGGGAAGTGCTCGACGTGATGGTGGAGCTCGCCGATGACGGCATGACCATGGTGGTCGTCACCCATGAAATGGGCTTCGCCCGCCAGGTCGCCGATCGCGTCGTCTATATGGAAGCCGGCGGGATTGTCGAAACCGCCGCCCCGGATCAGTTCTTCGATGCGCCGGAAGACGAGAGAACCCGACGTTTTCTCTCCAGCATCCGGACAATGATCCACTGA
- a CDS encoding amino acid ABC transporter permease has translation MTDISFKIADAPQKPPKAKRKPLLKLLFGDLLSAFLTVLAVLIIVGLIPAFNWAVLDAHWVGGPAACQGGGACWTFIGAKARLILFGLYPPSEQWRATIVIVLIVAMVLVSLSPRLWNARLLLVWAVAIAAMLVLMGGGVLGLDYVPTSKWGGLPVTLLLATLSLGLAFPLAVLLALGRRGKLPVARAISIFVIELVRGLPLVGLLFVAAILLPLLLPPEWTVDKLGRTLAALTIFAAAYLAEVIRGGLQGLDDGQIEAAEALGIPYWKMIWHIVLPQAIQNVIPPLTNTAIVMIKNTSLVLIVGVFDMLSAARSASTDPAWPAPSTEAYLFVAAIYFIICFSISIYSRHLEWGVAARTHG, from the coding sequence ATGACAGATATATCTTTCAAGATCGCTGATGCACCGCAGAAACCGCCCAAGGCCAAGCGCAAGCCGCTTCTGAAGCTGTTGTTCGGCGACCTGCTGTCGGCATTCCTCACGGTTCTGGCCGTCCTGATCATCGTCGGCCTCATCCCGGCCTTCAACTGGGCCGTTCTCGATGCCCACTGGGTGGGCGGCCCGGCCGCATGCCAGGGCGGCGGGGCGTGCTGGACCTTTATCGGGGCCAAGGCGCGGCTGATCCTGTTCGGCCTCTATCCGCCATCAGAACAATGGCGGGCCACCATCGTCATCGTGCTGATCGTCGCCATGGTTCTGGTTTCGCTGTCGCCGAGATTATGGAATGCTCGGCTCTTGCTGGTCTGGGCCGTCGCGATTGCCGCCATGCTGGTGCTGATGGGCGGCGGCGTGCTGGGCCTCGACTACGTGCCGACGTCGAAATGGGGCGGCCTGCCGGTGACGCTGCTTCTGGCGACGCTTTCGCTCGGGCTTGCGTTTCCGCTCGCCGTGCTGCTTGCGCTGGGGCGGCGGGGGAAATTGCCCGTTGCCCGCGCGATCAGCATTTTCGTGATCGAACTGGTGCGCGGTCTTCCGCTGGTCGGCCTGCTGTTCGTGGCGGCGATCCTGCTGCCTTTGCTCCTGCCGCCGGAATGGACCGTCGACAAGCTGGGGCGGACGCTTGCCGCGCTGACGATCTTCGCCGCCGCCTATCTGGCGGAGGTCATTCGCGGCGGCCTTCAGGGGCTGGATGACGGGCAGATCGAGGCCGCCGAGGCGCTCGGCATTCCCTACTGGAAAATGATCTGGCACATAGTTTTGCCGCAGGCGATCCAGAACGTGATCCCGCCGCTGACCAACACCGCCATCGTGATGATCAAGAACACCTCGCTGGTGCTGATCGTCGGCGTGTTCGACATGCTGAGCGCGGCGCGCAGCGCCAGCACCGACCCAGCATGGCCGGCGCCTTCGACCGAGGCCTATCTGTTCGTCGCCGCGATCTACTTCATCATCTGCTTTTCCATATCCATCTATTCGCGCCATCTCGAATGGGGCGTAGCCGCAAGGACACACGGATGA